A single Symbiobacterium thermophilum IAM 14863 DNA region contains:
- a CDS encoding CPBP family intramembrane glutamic endopeptidase yields MLTLSDKTQSILYILLVMAGSAAVVALGWHQLLMFVPALTALVMMLVIGRDGYTRDGWRRLGLGRAGVRRWPAALLLPAAALGGGYLAATAAGAAAPEPLPGAPGAARALNYLLLVAFYTFTFSLGEEVGWRGYLLPRLMAFGHRRGHLICGLAWAAFHYPVIFLSDLYLPDGNRLLGAGLFTLMVLPLSVVIGELRLRTDSLWVASLMHSAHNAFDEVVGSQVRMTAPLGPYLAGETGIVTLLIYLAAALWLLHRSGRRTGRAARSAA; encoded by the coding sequence ATGCTGACGCTGAGCGACAAAACGCAATCGATCCTCTACATCCTGTTGGTCATGGCCGGGTCGGCGGCCGTGGTCGCGCTCGGGTGGCACCAGCTCCTGATGTTCGTCCCCGCCCTGACCGCTCTGGTGATGATGCTGGTCATCGGCCGGGACGGGTACACCCGTGACGGATGGCGCCGGCTGGGCCTCGGCCGGGCCGGCGTCCGGCGGTGGCCAGCGGCCCTGCTGCTGCCGGCCGCCGCCCTGGGCGGGGGCTACCTGGCCGCCACCGCCGCCGGGGCTGCCGCCCCTGAACCTCTGCCGGGCGCTCCCGGCGCCGCGCGGGCCCTGAACTACCTCCTCCTGGTCGCCTTCTACACCTTCACGTTCTCCCTGGGCGAGGAGGTGGGCTGGCGGGGCTACCTGCTCCCCCGGCTCATGGCGTTCGGCCACCGGCGGGGACACCTGATCTGCGGCCTGGCGTGGGCGGCATTCCACTACCCGGTCATCTTCCTGTCCGACCTCTACCTGCCTGATGGCAACCGGCTGCTCGGCGCCGGGCTGTTCACCCTGATGGTGCTGCCCCTGAGCGTCGTCATCGGCGAACTGCGGCTGCGCACGGACAGCCTGTGGGTGGCCTCCCTGATGCACTCCGCCCACAACGCCTTCGACGAGGTCGTCGGCAGCCAGGTCCGCATGACGGCGCCGCTCGGGCCGTATCTGGCGGGTGAGACCGGGATCGTCACGCTCCTCATCTACCTGGCGGCGGCTTTGTGGCTCCTGCACCGGAGCGGCCGGCGCACCGGGCGGGCGGCCCGGTCCGCAGCATGA
- a CDS encoding FtsX-like permease family protein, with product MSLWQIAARNVWRNRGRYLAYLGSAAFAVMIYFIYTALALHPDLQAGDPGVLVGVKDGIKAASLVIAGITFQFLMTSNAAFTRSRKKEFGLWSLMGVTRGQLIAVVLWESFFIAAAALAIGLGFGLVFLRLFFMAISVLLGRSEALPVYAGLPVWLHTLSVFGGFFLFVSLYSMVDILRSTVIELIRAERKPKAEPTFRWWKALLGLVLVVGGYAWASVPWPTAIILGVVPVTVMVSLGTVFLMREGSVALLNWLRRREGFYYRTSPLLTISHLRFKLQENARVLANTAVAIAVILTAVSTIYTLLVVFAHEAQMRNPHAFQLVEPAQADSAAGVVEAELHRHGVADWARHELVTVWGYVQEETPVILAPYSLYAGVRRTPDAVRPLPDATGGALLIYPYTNLDPEAEERDPVPKQLTVGDRTYTVSVLPEWNGLPVNASGELRTVLVVSDAQLEQIVAEAAADRRLRVTMWDVAAWRTREASAAAQALSLQFPDDAAADRHFTSIIPAYQASVSGWGLTLFVGVFVSLVFFVTSCSVLYFRLFTEIDEDRRYFRRLQHLGVSQAEMRRVLLQQTQIIFFVPFLVGLMHCTFAMKALGTLAQRPVLHYGWLIALGYLGLYVLYYAVTYAVYWRTLSGGNARIA from the coding sequence ATGAGCCTCTGGCAAATCGCGGCTAGGAACGTCTGGCGGAACCGGGGGAGGTACCTGGCCTACCTGGGCAGCGCCGCCTTCGCGGTCATGATCTACTTCATCTACACGGCCCTGGCCCTGCATCCGGACCTGCAGGCGGGGGACCCCGGTGTGCTCGTGGGCGTCAAGGACGGCATCAAAGCCGCCTCGCTGGTCATCGCCGGCATCACGTTTCAGTTCCTGATGACGTCGAATGCGGCGTTTACCCGGTCCCGCAAGAAGGAGTTCGGCCTCTGGAGCCTGATGGGCGTGACACGGGGGCAGCTGATCGCGGTCGTGCTCTGGGAGAGCTTTTTCATCGCAGCCGCTGCCCTGGCGATCGGCCTCGGTTTCGGCCTGGTCTTTCTGCGGCTGTTCTTCATGGCCATCAGCGTCCTCCTGGGGCGGTCCGAGGCGCTGCCGGTGTACGCGGGCCTTCCGGTCTGGCTGCACACGCTGTCCGTCTTCGGGGGCTTCTTCCTCTTCGTTTCGCTCTACTCGATGGTGGATATTCTGCGGAGCACCGTCATCGAGCTGATCCGGGCCGAACGCAAGCCGAAGGCCGAGCCCACCTTCCGGTGGTGGAAGGCCCTGCTGGGGCTGGTGCTGGTGGTCGGCGGGTACGCCTGGGCCAGCGTTCCCTGGCCCACCGCCATCATCCTCGGGGTGGTCCCGGTGACGGTGATGGTCTCGCTGGGGACGGTCTTCCTCATGCGGGAGGGCAGCGTCGCCCTGCTCAACTGGCTGCGGCGGCGGGAGGGGTTCTACTACCGCACGTCGCCCTTGCTCACCATCAGCCACCTGCGCTTCAAGTTGCAGGAGAACGCCCGGGTGCTGGCCAACACCGCCGTGGCCATCGCCGTGATCCTCACCGCGGTGTCCACCATCTACACGCTCCTGGTGGTCTTCGCGCACGAAGCGCAGATGCGCAACCCGCACGCGTTCCAGCTGGTCGAGCCGGCGCAAGCCGATTCGGCCGCCGGCGTGGTGGAAGCCGAGCTGCACCGGCACGGGGTGGCCGACTGGGCGCGGCATGAGCTGGTGACCGTGTGGGGGTACGTGCAGGAGGAGACCCCGGTCATCCTCGCTCCTTACTCCCTGTATGCGGGCGTGAGGCGCACGCCCGATGCGGTGCGGCCGCTGCCCGACGCCACGGGCGGCGCCCTGCTGATCTACCCGTACACGAACCTGGATCCCGAGGCGGAGGAGCGGGATCCCGTGCCGAAGCAGCTGACCGTGGGCGACCGGACCTATACGGTCTCCGTCCTCCCCGAATGGAACGGCCTGCCCGTCAACGCGTCCGGGGAGCTGCGGACCGTCCTGGTGGTGTCGGATGCCCAGCTGGAGCAGATCGTCGCCGAAGCTGCGGCGGACCGGCGGCTGCGGGTGACGATGTGGGATGTGGCCGCCTGGCGCACCCGGGAGGCGTCCGCCGCGGCCCAGGCGCTCAGCCTGCAGTTCCCGGACGACGCCGCGGCCGACAGGCATTTCACGTCCATTATCCCGGCGTACCAGGCCTCTGTCTCGGGCTGGGGTCTCACCCTGTTCGTCGGCGTGTTCGTCTCCCTCGTCTTCTTCGTCACCAGCTGCAGCGTGCTCTACTTCAGGCTCTTTACGGAGATCGACGAGGATCGCCGCTACTTCCGCCGGCTGCAGCACCTGGGCGTGAGCCAGGCCGAAATGCGCCGGGTCCTGCTGCAGCAGACGCAGATCATCTTCTTCGTCCCCTTCCTCGTCGGTCTCATGCACTGCACCTTCGCCATGAAGGCCCTGGGGACGCTGGCCCAGCGGCCGGTGCTGCACTACGGGTGGCTCATCGCCCTCGGCTACCTGGGGCTGTACGTGCTGTACTACGCGGTGACCTACGCGGTGTACTGGCGCACCCTGTCGGGCGGCAACGCCCGGATCGCGTGA
- a CDS encoding ABC transporter ATP-binding protein: MIVLEAKNLTKVYGGRGKVATRALNNLSLQVQKGEFLGIMGPSGSGKTTLLNLLATIDRPTSGTVAIEGTDVSQLRGEQLALFRRRRLGFVFQDYNLLDSLTLGENIALPLVLDRVPVRIIKERLRMLAGQLGIGDILHKYPYEVSGGQQQRAAAARAIIHEPAVILADEPTGNLDSRSAKDLMETLVMLNNMAGVTIVMVTHDAFAASYCRRIQFIRDGQIYTEIRRGDSREAFFQQILDVLALMGGGRDEPLANRG; encoded by the coding sequence GTGATCGTACTCGAAGCGAAGAATCTCACCAAGGTTTACGGGGGCAGGGGCAAGGTGGCCACCCGCGCCCTCAACAACCTCTCCCTCCAGGTGCAGAAGGGCGAGTTCCTGGGCATCATGGGACCTTCCGGCAGCGGCAAGACCACCCTTCTCAACCTGCTGGCGACCATCGACCGGCCGACGTCGGGAACCGTGGCGATCGAGGGCACCGACGTGAGCCAGCTCAGGGGCGAGCAGCTGGCCCTGTTCCGCCGCCGGCGGCTGGGCTTCGTCTTCCAGGATTACAACCTGCTGGACAGCCTGACCCTCGGAGAAAACATCGCCCTCCCGCTGGTGCTGGACCGGGTGCCGGTCCGGATCATCAAGGAGCGGCTCCGGATGCTGGCGGGTCAGCTGGGGATCGGCGACATCCTCCACAAGTACCCGTACGAGGTCTCGGGCGGCCAGCAGCAGCGGGCGGCCGCGGCCCGGGCGATCATCCACGAGCCGGCGGTCATCCTGGCCGACGAGCCGACCGGAAACCTGGATTCCCGGTCGGCCAAGGACCTGATGGAGACGCTGGTGATGCTCAACAACATGGCCGGGGTGACCATCGTGATGGTCACGCACGACGCCTTCGCCGCCAGCTACTGCCGGCGGATCCAGTTCATCCGCGATGGACAGATCTACACCGAAATCCGCCGGGGCGACAGCCGCGAGGCGTTCTTCCAGCAGATCCTGGACGTGCTGGCGCTGATGGGAGGTGGCCGGGATGAGCCTCTGGCAAATCGCGGCTAG
- a CDS encoding sensor histidine kinase, giving the protein MRFWQFLWDRINYIAVYVAFAALSLVVVHLDLMLTGASLQVVNLLYIFLLGLVGLVVYLWWEYQRIVPFYRHLAGLTGREPIAQLALLPVPQTAEGELLAEAWSRMYGRLSGELAAERERGQRNVSLVTQWAHHMKTPVAVIDLLLQRADTEEWPEEARALAAGVAEENQRLQHSLQMLLNTVRLQDFAQDFRAERLDLLALVREVINDEKRAFIARRVYPQVVAEDEGDRPWLVESDAKWLRLVLEQVVSNALKYASRPPEADEQGRVLFRLRREGGDVVLEIADNGVGIPPEDLGRVFDPFFTGLNGRAFPQATGMGLYLAREVCSQLGHGISLDSAPGEGTTVRLRFAAPQTLFAGLRDSLTANVTEP; this is encoded by the coding sequence GTGCGCTTCTGGCAGTTTCTGTGGGACCGGATCAACTACATCGCCGTCTACGTGGCCTTCGCTGCGCTGTCCCTCGTGGTGGTCCACCTGGACCTCATGCTCACCGGGGCGAGTCTGCAGGTGGTCAACCTCCTCTACATCTTCCTCCTGGGGCTGGTGGGGCTCGTCGTCTACCTCTGGTGGGAATACCAGCGGATAGTCCCCTTCTACCGCCACCTGGCCGGGCTGACGGGTCGGGAGCCCATCGCACAGCTGGCCCTACTGCCGGTGCCGCAGACGGCGGAGGGGGAGTTGCTGGCCGAGGCCTGGAGCCGCATGTACGGGCGGCTGAGCGGCGAGCTGGCGGCCGAGAGGGAGCGGGGGCAGCGGAACGTGAGCCTGGTCACCCAGTGGGCGCACCACATGAAGACCCCCGTCGCCGTCATCGACCTGCTGCTGCAGCGGGCCGACACGGAGGAGTGGCCGGAGGAGGCGCGGGCCCTGGCAGCCGGCGTGGCCGAGGAGAATCAGCGGCTGCAGCACTCGCTGCAGATGCTGCTCAACACCGTCCGGCTGCAGGACTTCGCACAGGACTTCCGCGCGGAGCGGCTCGACCTGCTGGCGCTGGTCCGGGAGGTCATCAATGACGAGAAGCGGGCCTTCATCGCGCGGCGGGTCTACCCTCAGGTGGTTGCGGAGGATGAGGGAGACCGGCCCTGGCTGGTGGAGAGCGACGCCAAGTGGCTGCGCCTTGTGCTGGAGCAGGTGGTGAGCAACGCCCTGAAGTACGCCTCCCGGCCCCCGGAGGCGGACGAGCAGGGGCGGGTGCTCTTCCGGCTGCGCCGGGAGGGTGGCGACGTGGTCCTGGAGATCGCCGACAACGGCGTCGGCATCCCGCCGGAGGACCTGGGGCGCGTCTTCGACCCCTTCTTCACGGGGCTGAACGGCCGGGCCTTTCCGCAGGCGACCGGGATGGGGCTGTACCTGGCCCGGGAGGTGTGCAGCCAACTGGGACACGGGATCAGCCTCGACTCGGCCCCGGGGGAGGGCACCACGGTACGGCTGCGCTTCGCAGCGCCGCAGACCCTCTTCGCGGGGCTGCGGGACAGCCTTACAGCCAACGTGACGGAACCGTAA
- a CDS encoding response regulator transcription factor, translating to MTEGRRFRILIVEDDEKIASILADEFVRYGYDVVLARDYANIKGEFVAARPDVVLMDINLPRYDGYYWCRQIRTVSRVPILFISARSDQMDQVRAIDHGADDYITKPFNLELARAKVKAAIRRAYGEYAAAGEADLLRVGPLVLDRATNRVSCGDRTVELSPKEFRLLWCLARRAGEIVGRETLLEELWDDTEFVDDNTLTVNVTRVRRRLEELGLTGVIETKRGQGYRLNAGWGE from the coding sequence GTGACGGAGGGACGCCGCTTCCGCATCCTGATCGTCGAGGACGACGAGAAGATCGCGTCGATCCTGGCCGACGAGTTCGTCCGCTACGGGTATGACGTCGTCCTCGCGCGCGACTACGCCAACATCAAGGGAGAATTTGTGGCGGCCCGACCGGACGTCGTGCTCATGGACATCAACCTGCCCCGGTACGACGGCTACTACTGGTGCCGGCAGATCCGCACCGTGTCCCGGGTGCCGATCCTCTTCATCTCCGCCCGCTCGGACCAGATGGACCAGGTGCGGGCGATTGACCACGGCGCGGACGACTACATCACCAAGCCGTTCAACCTGGAGCTGGCCCGGGCCAAGGTGAAGGCGGCCATCCGCCGGGCCTACGGCGAGTATGCCGCCGCCGGTGAGGCCGACCTGCTCAGGGTCGGGCCCCTGGTTCTGGACCGCGCGACCAACCGGGTGAGCTGCGGCGACCGGACGGTGGAGCTGAGCCCCAAGGAGTTCCGGCTGCTGTGGTGCCTGGCGCGCCGGGCGGGGGAGATCGTCGGCCGGGAGACGCTGCTGGAGGAGCTGTGGGACGACACCGAGTTCGTGGACGACAATACTCTCACTGTGAACGTGACCCGGGTCCGGCGTCGGCTGGAGGAGCTGGGCCTTACCGGGGTGATCGAGACCAAGCGGGGCCAGGGCTATCGGCTGAACGCCGGCTGGGGGGAGTGA
- a CDS encoding 2-hydroxyacid dehydrogenase, whose protein sequence is MAKPRVFVTRRIPDEALSILRTACEVHTWDHEDEPVPQDELVRGLQEADGALVVGPHRIDAALMDAAPRCRVYANMAVGYDNIDVAAATARGILITNTPGVLTETTADLAFGLMIAAARRLYEGQRTIVEGRWKGWSPMFMTGQDVYGATLGIVGAGRIGQAVARRARGFDMRILYHNRRPNPAFEAEVGASYRLLDDLLRESDFVVVLVPLTPETRGLIGARELALMKPTAVLVNAARGPVVDERALYEALRDRRIYAAGLDVFDREPIPADHPLLSLPNVTAVPHIGSATVRTRTRMATLAAENLVAALTGKQPPTPVNPEVLRREERQP, encoded by the coding sequence ATGGCGAAACCGCGTGTCTTCGTCACCCGGCGGATTCCCGACGAGGCGCTAAGTATCTTGCGCACCGCATGCGAGGTGCACACCTGGGACCACGAGGACGAGCCGGTCCCGCAGGACGAACTGGTCCGTGGGCTCCAGGAGGCGGACGGCGCCCTCGTCGTGGGTCCCCACCGGATCGACGCGGCGCTCATGGACGCGGCCCCCCGCTGCCGCGTGTACGCCAACATGGCGGTGGGCTATGACAACATCGACGTGGCGGCGGCCACGGCGCGCGGGATCCTGATCACCAACACGCCGGGCGTGCTGACCGAGACCACCGCTGACCTGGCCTTCGGCCTGATGATCGCCGCTGCCCGCCGGCTGTACGAGGGGCAGCGGACCATCGTGGAAGGGCGGTGGAAGGGCTGGTCGCCGATGTTCATGACCGGTCAGGACGTGTACGGCGCAACCCTGGGCATCGTCGGCGCCGGCCGCATCGGCCAGGCGGTGGCCCGGCGGGCCCGGGGCTTCGACATGCGGATTCTGTACCACAACCGGCGGCCTAACCCGGCCTTCGAGGCCGAGGTCGGGGCTTCCTATCGGCTGCTCGACGACCTGTTGCGGGAGTCTGACTTCGTCGTCGTGCTGGTGCCGTTGACGCCCGAGACCCGGGGGCTTATCGGGGCCCGGGAGCTTGCCCTGATGAAGCCCACCGCGGTGCTGGTCAACGCCGCCCGGGGTCCCGTGGTGGACGAACGGGCCCTGTACGAGGCCCTGCGGGACCGGCGCATCTACGCCGCGGGGCTGGACGTCTTCGACCGGGAGCCCATTCCCGCCGATCACCCGCTGCTGTCGCTCCCCAACGTGACGGCCGTGCCTCACATCGGCTCCGCGACCGTGCGGACCCGGACCCGGATGGCGACCCTGGCCGCCGAGAACCTGGTGGCCGCCCTCACGGGGAAGCAGCCGCCCACCCCCGTGAACCCTGAGGTGCTCCGGCGGGAGGAGAGGCAGCCGTGA
- a CDS encoding histidine phosphatase family protein yields MRHFRVKHAYPAKLLVTPDEVAEWFAGYDNADIEYGHVDLSGGDWQHCFCSDLPRAVKTARAIFPGEIIILKDLREIEPYPFRGNRIKLPFLVWAVLVRLVWYFKSHPNVESRRAVRERVRRVVDRVLQSDSDALVVSHAALMPFLRSELKRRGFRGPWFGHAANGLLYVFER; encoded by the coding sequence GTGAGACACTTCCGCGTAAAGCATGCCTATCCTGCGAAGCTGCTGGTGACGCCCGACGAGGTCGCCGAGTGGTTCGCGGGCTACGACAACGCCGACATTGAATACGGCCACGTCGACCTCAGCGGCGGCGACTGGCAGCACTGCTTCTGCAGCGACCTCCCCAGGGCCGTCAAGACCGCCCGGGCGATCTTCCCCGGTGAGATCATCATCCTGAAGGACCTGCGCGAGATCGAGCCGTACCCCTTCCGCGGCAACCGCATCAAGCTCCCGTTCCTGGTCTGGGCGGTGCTGGTGCGGCTGGTCTGGTACTTTAAGTCCCACCCCAACGTCGAAAGCCGGCGGGCGGTGCGGGAGCGGGTCAGGCGGGTGGTCGACCGGGTGCTGCAGTCCGACAGCGACGCCCTGGTCGTCAGCCACGCGGCCCTGATGCCGTTCCTGCGCAGCGAGCTGAAGCGGCGCGGCTTCCGGGGGCCCTGGTTCGGCCACGCAGCCAACGGACTGCTGTACGTCTTCGAACGGTAA
- a CDS encoding ABC transporter ATP-binding protein, which translates to MRSTLRLANLVKEFESQKRTVRAVNDVSLDFPAGAFVTLLGPSGCGKTTILRMIAGLETPTSGEIYLDDKPITHVPPNKRETAMVFQNYALFPHLTVFENVAYGLRLRKVPEAELKRAVHEKLEMMGLSNMADRQPNQLSGGQQQRVALARALVMSPKILLFDEPLSNLDAKLRIQVRQDIRELQRNLGVTTVYVTHDQEEAMAISDYVVIMNGGQVEQAGSPEEIYFQPRNSFVADFIGGVNLIPGRMTGPDEAELLGRKVQVRNPYGIAAGQEVKVAVRPEEVTLGDGPFTGTVRRAVFLGRVTEYVIQVGDQRLVAVMHGQHRRMPEGAETTFNFNAGAPLALAR; encoded by the coding sequence ATGCGCTCGACTCTGCGATTGGCGAACCTGGTGAAAGAGTTCGAATCCCAGAAGCGGACCGTGCGGGCGGTGAACGATGTCTCGCTGGACTTCCCGGCGGGCGCCTTCGTCACCCTGCTCGGCCCTTCCGGCTGCGGCAAGACGACGATCCTCCGGATGATCGCGGGCCTGGAGACCCCCACCTCCGGGGAGATCTACCTGGACGACAAGCCCATCACCCATGTGCCGCCCAACAAGCGCGAAACGGCGATGGTCTTCCAGAACTACGCCCTCTTCCCGCACCTTACCGTCTTTGAGAACGTCGCCTACGGCCTGCGGCTCCGGAAGGTGCCCGAGGCGGAGCTGAAGCGGGCGGTTCACGAGAAGTTGGAGATGATGGGCCTCAGCAACATGGCGGACAGGCAGCCCAACCAGCTCTCCGGCGGCCAGCAGCAGCGGGTCGCACTCGCCCGGGCGCTGGTGATGTCGCCGAAGATCCTGCTCTTCGACGAGCCGCTCTCCAACCTGGATGCGAAGCTGCGCATCCAGGTGCGGCAGGACATCCGTGAGCTGCAGCGGAACCTGGGCGTCACCACCGTCTACGTCACCCACGACCAGGAGGAGGCGATGGCCATCTCCGATTACGTGGTGATCATGAACGGCGGCCAGGTGGAGCAGGCGGGCTCGCCCGAGGAGATCTACTTCCAGCCCCGCAACAGCTTCGTGGCGGACTTCATCGGCGGGGTGAACCTCATCCCCGGGCGCATGACCGGTCCCGACGAGGCCGAGCTCCTGGGCCGGAAGGTGCAGGTCCGCAATCCGTACGGGATTGCAGCGGGCCAGGAGGTGAAGGTGGCGGTCCGGCCGGAGGAGGTCACGCTGGGCGACGGCCCCTTCACCGGGACGGTTCGGCGGGCCGTGTTCCTGGGCCGGGTGACCGAGTACGTGATCCAGGTCGGGGACCAGCGGCTGGTGGCGGTGATGCACGGGCAGCACCGCCGGATGCCGGAGGGCGCGGAGACGACCTTCAACTTCAACGCCGGGGCGCCGCTGGCGCTTGCCCGGTGA
- a CDS encoding ABC transporter permease — protein MASIAARRKRSASLEPVVLVTILLVAGALWLFIVNPIFQVLKQSVMTPSGISLQAYWDVISSERIVKIFGNTLLLCTTVSLIATAIGFLFAYAVAYVKIPLKGLFRTLAILPVVSPPFVVSLSAILLFGRTGLITRTLLGIENANIYGFGGLVLVMVLSEFPVTFLTLIGLLQNIDVSLEEASRNAGASRWQVFRTVTLPLLLPGLANAFLLVFIQALADFSNPMVIGGNFMVLAVQIYQQAIGGYDLQGGSAVAVLLLFITVAVFTIQRYWLAGRSYVTVTGKPARERSQITDPWVVWPLFTVLSLITLVVIGMYALIPINAFIKLWGINWTFTLDNFKYVLGLGMKPIYDTTRLALISAPIAGFLGMIIAYLVTKKRFFGRSVIEFVSMLSLAIPGTVIGIGYILAFNKPPIVLTGTGTILVIAFIFRNMPVGIRSGIAALQQIDPSMEEASINMGATTTQTFMKVMLPLMGSAFFSGLLYSFVRAMTAVSQVIFLVSAKYNLLTTAILNQVDVGRWGYASAYSVVLILIVLAVTVLLSMILRLFGIKTSITDL, from the coding sequence GTGGCCTCTATCGCCGCCCGCCGCAAGCGCAGCGCCTCCTTGGAGCCCGTGGTGCTGGTCACCATCCTGCTGGTCGCCGGTGCCCTCTGGCTCTTCATCGTCAACCCGATCTTCCAGGTGCTGAAGCAAAGCGTCATGACGCCCAGCGGCATCTCCTTGCAGGCCTACTGGGACGTCATCAGCAGCGAGCGGATCGTGAAGATCTTCGGCAACACGCTGCTACTCTGTACCACCGTAAGCCTTATCGCCACCGCCATCGGCTTCCTGTTCGCCTACGCCGTGGCCTACGTGAAGATCCCCCTGAAGGGCCTCTTCCGGACGCTGGCGATTCTGCCGGTCGTCTCCCCGCCCTTCGTGGTCTCTCTGTCGGCCATCCTGCTGTTCGGCCGGACCGGACTTATCACCCGGACTCTCCTGGGGATTGAGAACGCCAACATCTACGGGTTCGGCGGCCTCGTGCTCGTCATGGTGCTCAGCGAGTTCCCGGTCACCTTCCTGACCCTGATCGGGCTTCTCCAGAACATCGATGTCAGCCTGGAGGAGGCGTCCCGCAACGCCGGGGCCTCCCGCTGGCAGGTCTTCCGCACCGTCACGCTGCCGCTGCTGCTGCCCGGACTGGCCAACGCGTTCCTGCTGGTCTTCATCCAGGCCCTGGCGGACTTCAGCAACCCGATGGTGATCGGCGGCAACTTCATGGTGCTCGCCGTGCAGATCTACCAGCAGGCCATCGGCGGGTACGACCTGCAGGGCGGTTCTGCCGTGGCCGTGCTGCTGCTCTTCATCACCGTAGCGGTCTTCACGATTCAGCGCTACTGGCTGGCAGGCCGTTCGTACGTGACCGTCACCGGGAAGCCGGCCCGGGAGCGCTCGCAGATCACGGATCCGTGGGTCGTCTGGCCGCTCTTCACGGTGCTGAGCCTGATCACGCTGGTGGTCATCGGCATGTACGCCCTGATTCCCATTAACGCCTTCATCAAGCTCTGGGGCATCAACTGGACGTTCACCCTGGACAACTTCAAGTACGTGCTGGGCCTGGGCATGAAGCCCATCTACGACACCACCCGGCTCGCCCTGATTTCGGCCCCGATCGCCGGCTTCCTGGGCATGATCATCGCCTACCTGGTGACGAAGAAGCGGTTCTTCGGCCGCAGCGTCATCGAGTTCGTCTCGATGCTCTCCCTGGCGATCCCCGGCACGGTCATCGGTATCGGTTACATCCTGGCCTTCAACAAGCCGCCGATCGTCCTGACGGGAACCGGGACCATCCTGGTCATCGCCTTCATCTTCCGCAACATGCCGGTCGGCATTCGTTCGGGCATCGCCGCGCTGCAGCAGATCGACCCGTCGATGGAGGAGGCCTCCATCAACATGGGCGCCACGACGACGCAGACCTTCATGAAGGTGATGCTTCCGCTCATGGGCTCCGCCTTCTTCTCCGGCCTCCTGTACAGCTTCGTGCGGGCGATGACGGCGGTCTCCCAGGTGATCTTCCTGGTCTCTGCCAAGTACAACCTGCTGACCACCGCCATCCTCAACCAGGTGGACGTGGGGCGTTGGGGTTACGCCTCGGCCTACTCGGTGGTGCTGATCCTCATCGTCCTGGCGGTGACGGTCCTGCTGTCCATGATCCTGCGGCTGTTCGGCATTAAGACCAGCATTACGGACCTGTAG
- a CDS encoding ABC transporter substrate-binding protein has protein sequence MWKRTLALTLAASLLVLAGCGSKQTPAPSTTPSTSNPPASSEAPKSNEPKKLVIYAGMMEDHVKGAVAEFEAQTGIKVEWVRMSSGETLTRIRAEKENPQASVWYGGPADAYVAAKEEGLLAQYVSPNAAKIPDQFKDPEGYWTGIYVGLLGFGYNTKMMEEKGLTPPESWEDLLKPEFKGQIALANPGSSGTSYTLLATIVQLMGEEKGLEYMTKLHEQVAQYPKSGTAPGQMAGRGEVLIGISFAHDIVKYAKEGMPLDVTFPKEGTGYEIGGIALINGAPDEEAAKIFIDWALTKEAQELGQKYGSYQSLTNVEATNPPEAFSLDEVTIIDYDLQWAGANRTQLVEKWSKAVNMQ, from the coding sequence ATGTGGAAGCGGACTCTGGCTCTCACCCTGGCCGCGAGCCTCCTGGTTCTCGCCGGCTGCGGCTCGAAGCAGACTCCGGCCCCGTCGACCACGCCTTCGACTTCGAACCCGCCCGCGTCATCCGAGGCCCCGAAGTCGAACGAACCCAAGAAGCTGGTGATCTACGCCGGCATGATGGAGGACCATGTGAAGGGTGCCGTGGCCGAGTTTGAGGCCCAGACCGGCATCAAGGTGGAATGGGTGCGCATGTCCTCCGGCGAGACGCTGACCCGGATCCGGGCCGAGAAGGAGAACCCGCAGGCCAGCGTCTGGTACGGCGGTCCGGCGGACGCCTACGTGGCGGCCAAGGAGGAGGGGCTCCTGGCGCAGTACGTCTCGCCCAACGCCGCTAAGATTCCCGATCAGTTCAAGGATCCCGAGGGCTACTGGACCGGCATTTACGTCGGCCTCCTGGGCTTCGGCTACAACACGAAGATGATGGAAGAGAAGGGGCTCACCCCGCCTGAGTCGTGGGAGGACCTGCTGAAGCCCGAGTTCAAGGGCCAGATCGCCCTGGCCAACCCCGGTTCGTCGGGCACCTCCTACACCCTGCTGGCCACCATCGTCCAGCTGATGGGTGAGGAGAAGGGCCTGGAGTACATGACCAAGCTGCACGAGCAGGTCGCCCAGTATCCCAAGTCGGGTACCGCCCCGGGCCAGATGGCCGGCCGCGGCGAGGTGCTCATCGGGATCTCGTTCGCTCACGACATCGTGAAGTACGCCAAGGAGGGCATGCCCCTCGACGTCACCTTCCCGAAGGAGGGCACCGGCTACGAGATTGGCGGCATCGCCCTGATCAACGGCGCTCCCGACGAGGAGGCGGCCAAGATCTTCATCGACTGGGCCCTGACCAAGGAGGCGCAGGAGCTCGGCCAGAAGTACGGCTCCTACCAGTCGCTGACCAACGTGGAGGCGACCAATCCGCCCGAGGCGTTCTCGCTGGACGAGGTCACGATCATCGACTACGACCTGCAGTGGGCGGGCGCCAACCGGACCCAGCTCGTCGAGAAGTGGTCCAAGGCCGTCAATATGCAGTAG